One window of the Chloroflexota bacterium genome contains the following:
- the murC gene encoding UDP-N-acetylmuramate--L-alanine ligase yields the protein MTQHVHFIGIGGTGLSAIARVLLESGYTVSGSDLQYSPLAQAIEKAGARVYQGHSAENITAPDLVIRSSAIPDDNPEVLAARRVNIPVLKRVDFLGRLMEDRLGVAVAGSHGKTTTTAMLAWVLTYLGQQPSFICGGDIANLGVNARAGDGPAFVIEADEYDYMFLGLKPRIAVITNVEHDHPDIFPTPESFRQAFLDFVRLLPSDGVLLAFEDDPGAAEIYTAVNAIQKRTYSLASRAADYAVENMHSNTRGGFDFTALHNGEKLAQISLQVPGQHNVANALAVLAVVDQMQLSVAEAAQGLGEFIGAGRRFQVVGEIDGITLIDDYAHHPTEIRATLAAARARYPAHRIWAIWQPHTYSRSKLLFDEFVAAFDEADQILITEIYRSREAVDPNFSSAQFVTALQRESAHYVPDLDAAVAYLSDHLRTGDVVLVLSAGDATQINADLLAGLPAIETLRMS from the coding sequence ATGACACAGCACGTTCACTTTATCGGGATTGGCGGCACAGGCCTTTCGGCAATTGCCCGGGTTCTGCTGGAGAGCGGCTACACGGTTAGCGGCTCCGACCTGCAATATTCCCCGCTGGCGCAAGCTATTGAAAAGGCTGGGGCGCGTGTCTATCAGGGACACAGCGCCGAGAATATTACCGCGCCCGATCTGGTGATTCGTTCATCGGCCATACCGGATGACAACCCCGAGGTGTTGGCCGCGCGCCGGGTCAATATCCCCGTTCTGAAGCGCGTCGATTTTCTGGGCCGCCTCATGGAAGATCGTTTAGGCGTGGCAGTCGCCGGATCGCACGGCAAAACCACCACCACCGCCATGTTGGCTTGGGTACTCACTTATTTAGGGCAACAACCCTCCTTTATTTGCGGCGGTGATATTGCTAATTTGGGAGTCAACGCCCGCGCCGGAGATGGCCCGGCCTTTGTGATTGAAGCTGACGAATATGATTATATGTTCCTGGGATTGAAGCCCCGCATCGCGGTGATCACCAATGTGGAACACGACCACCCCGATATATTCCCCACCCCGGAGAGTTTCCGGCAAGCCTTCCTGGATTTTGTGAGGCTTCTGCCATCCGATGGCGTTTTACTAGCCTTTGAAGATGATCCCGGCGCTGCAGAAATTTACACCGCCGTCAACGCTATCCAAAAACGAACCTATTCACTGGCTTCCCGCGCAGCGGATTATGCTGTTGAAAATATGCACTCCAACACACGCGGTGGTTTTGACTTCACGGCGCTGCACAATGGCGAAAAACTGGCGCAAATCTCGCTGCAAGTGCCGGGGCAGCATAATGTTGCCAATGCCCTGGCAGTTCTGGCGGTTGTTGATCAGATGCAACTCTCTGTGGCAGAAGCCGCCCAGGGACTCGGCGAGTTCATCGGGGCTGGCCGCCGTTTCCAGGTGGTTGGCGAAATTGACGGCATTACGCTGATCGATGATTATGCCCATCATCCCACCGAGATCCGCGCCACGCTCGCTGCTGCCCGCGCCCGCTATCCAGCCCATCGAATTTGGGCAATCTGGCAACCGCATACCTATTCACGCAGCAAATTGCTTTTCGATGAATTTGTTGCCGCTTTTGACGAAGCCGATCAGATATTGATCACCGAAATTTATCGTTCCCGCGAAGCCGTTGATCCGAATTTCTCGTCGGCGCAATTTGTGACGGCGTTGCAGCGCGAAAGCGCCCACTATGTGCCCGATTTAGATGCCGCGGTTGCGTATTTGAGTGACCACTTGCGAACAGGTGATGTCGTTCTGGTGCTCTCGGCAGGCGATGCTACCCAAATTAATGCAGATTTACTGGCGGGTTTGCCCGCGATCGAAACCTTGAGAATGAGCTAA